A genomic segment from Andrena cerasifolii isolate SP2316 chromosome 7, iyAndCera1_principal, whole genome shotgun sequence encodes:
- the Chm gene encoding lysine acetyltransferase chameau isoform X4, with amino-acid sequence MTPKRKTTSSESTSTTSSGSSSSSSSSSGSESSSSDSENSSSSANSQKVSDTERTKKKIPFPVSRHGKSKVDTASNLSAENKSKERVPPKSRPAVYSSESEESPNKPKPAKRKPPAKPKATATVAPVVKQQRPLAKATTASGQQKNATGSKQVANKPNKPPVVSISANGKGPDKSMKVTSEPVQKKLKKKSIFSPENSSESDGGIPVKTSTAKPTNNSAKYTKSQQPKAKPTDVKQKTVTPSRSSLLTKSAQPQKSDSSASSKSCSAGSGSSGSSDSSTDSESSESVASPQPQTKKKDTQPSATICATVNPPPKRPSATVAPVKPQKCTKRQSTIKSEDEADASASEKEMDDHGETGGSKAASKGKRKLQTRKGSKLLQLQTKAASDSESDADDMLQKSSLHSLANHPALTGTETVACKRILQIPLIRCDLSRVAESKRSTSKSPVKRAGPSTAARHASGTNRVPQNSGTSNATGARSAQGNYARARVTKERECPLAPTCDSRGHLSGKLDSHFTLEACPLYHNTTPQACVEFYKERKKREEDRRKAVACLAKKSPKGMHQTTEQRNYQLKVREMRSKWKGNAADGNESDSGSELQGNEKDRQPRLANLTPDYDLKLFMEAQAIASEKIEKELKELDFDGEGRNGGGTRVIEMGKWEMEVWYQSPYPEEFSRAPKLYLCEYCLRYAKSRQVLRRHREKCLWRHPPGHEVYRKDKIGVWEVDGKRYKQYCQNLCLLAKFFLDHKTLYYDVEPFLFYVMTIGDSEGCHTVGYFSKEKNSFLNYNVSCILTLPPYQRQGYGRLLIDFSYLLTRVEKKIGSPEKPLSDLGLISYRSYWKDVLLQYLCNFGGKELSVKDISKEMAIDSYDIVSTLQALGMMKYWKGKHIILKKQDVIDDYKERVKRRGPVYKEIDPECLKWNPFQPPKTPSTSN; translated from the exons ATGACTCCAAAACGGAAG ACCACTAGCTCAGAATCCACTTCGACGACTAGCTCTGGTTCGTCGTCGAGCAGTTCCTCCAGTTCTGGCAGCGAATCCAGCTCTTCTGATTCAGAGAACTCTAGCAGCTCTGCCAATAGTCAGAAGGTATCTGACACCGAAagaacaaagaagaaaatacCATTCCCTGTGAGTCGCCATGGCAAATCTAAAGTCGATACAGCTTCCAATCTCTCTGCGGAGAATAAAAGCAAAGAAAGAGTACCACCTAAGAGTAGACCTGCGGTATATTCCTCGGAATCTGAGGAATCGCCGAATAAACCGAAACCAGCGAAGAGAAAGCCTCCAGCTAAGCCGAAAGCTACTGCTACAGTAGCACCCGTAGTTAAACAACAAAGGCCACTCGCTAAAGCAACGACCGCTTCCGGACAGCAAAAGAATGCCACAGGTTCGAAACAAGTTGCTAACAAGCCGAACAAACCACCAG TAGTCTCCATAAGTGCTAATGGGAAAGGTCCTGACAAATCTATGAAAGTAACATCCGAACCAGtgcaaaagaaattgaaaaagaaaagtatATTTAGTCCAGAGAATAGTAGCGAAAGCGACGGCGGTATTCCAGTAAAGACTAGTACAGCAAAGCCAACAAACAATTCTGCCAAATATACAAAGAGTCAGCAGCCCAAAGCGAAACCGACCGACGTGAAACAGAAAACTGTTACCCCGAGCAGATCTA GTTTGTTAACAAAATCAGCCCAGCCACAAAAGTCAGATAGCTCGGCGAGTTCGAAGAGCTGTTCCGCAGGATCGGGTTCCTCTGGCTCTTCTGACAGTAGCACCGATTCTGAATCATCGGAAAGCGTTGCGAGTCCACAGCCCCAGACAAAGAAGAAAGATACACAACCGAGTGCAACGATATGTGCTACCGTAAATCCTCCGCCGAAGCGACCATCCGCCACGGTTGCACCCGTGAAACCGCAGAAATGTACAAAACGGCAAA GCACAATAAAGAGCGAGGACGAAGCCGATGCCTCTGCAAGCGAGAAGGAAATGGATGACCATGGAGAAACGGGCGGTTCGAAAGCAGCAAGCAAAGGCAAGCGGAAACTGCAGACACGGAAGGGAAGCAAATTACTTCAGCTCCAAACGAAAGCGGCCAGTGACTCGGAATCTGACGCAG ATGATATGTTACAAAAGTCGTCGCTGCACAGTTTGGCAAACCATCCAGCTCTCACTG GTACGGAAACGGTAGCGTGTAAGCGTATCCTGCAAATTCCGCTGATCCGGTGTGATTTATCGAGAGTAGCCGAGAGCAAGAGGAGCACCAGCAAATCCCCAGTTAAACGCGCCGGGCCTAGTACCGCGGCCAGGCATGCTTCCGGTACCAACAGGGTACCGCAGAACAGTGGCACCTCCAACGCCACTGGAGCTCGCTCTGCTCAAGGGAATTACGCCCGTGCACGCGTGACCAAGGAGAGAGAATGCCCTTTAGCGCCGACTTGCGACTCTCGGGGACACCTTTCGGGAAAGCTAGACTCGCACTTTACCCTGGAGGCTTGCCCCTTGTATCATAACACCACGCCGCAAGCTTGCGT GGAGTTTTACAAGGAAAGGAAGAAACGCGAGGAGGACCGAAGGAAGGCTGTAGCATGCCTGGCGAAAAAGTCTCCCAAGGGGATGCACCAGACTACGGAGCAACGTAACTATCAGCTGAAAGTCAGAGAAATGAGGAGCAAATGGAAAGGGAACGCCGCCGATGGGAACGAAAGCGATAGCGGCAGCGAGCTTCAAGGGAACGAGAAGGACCGACAGCCGCGGCTGGCGAATCTGACGCCTGATTACGATTTGAAATTGTTCATGGAAGCGCAAGCTATCGCCAGTGAAAAGATC GAAAAGGAGCTGAAGGAGCTGGACTTCGATGGAGAGGGCAGGAACGGTGGAGGCACGCGTGTCATTGAAAtggggaaatgggaaatggagGTGTGGTACCAAAGCCCGTACCCCGAAGAGTTCAGTCGTGCTCCGAAGCTATATCTGTGCGAGTATTGCTTGCGATACGCGAAGAGTCGGCAGGTTCTGAGAAGGCATCGGGAGAAGTGTTTATGGAGGCATCCACCTGGCCACGAAGTGTACAG GAAGGACAAGATCGGCGTGTGGGAGGTGGATGGAAAGCGGTACAAACAGTACTGTCAGAATCTCTGTTTGCTAGCAAAGTTCTTCTTGGACCACAAGACGCTTTACTATGACGTGGAACCGTTCCTCTTCTATGTGATGACGATCGGTGATTCCGAGGGGTGCCACACGGTTGGCTACTTCAGCAAG GAAAAGAACTCCTTCCTCAATTACAACGTCTCTTGCATTCTGACGTTGCCGCCTTATCAGCGACAGGGATACGGCCGACTGCTCATCGATTTCA GCTACCTGCTGACGAGGGTGGAGAAGAAGATCGGCTCGCCGGAGAAGCCGCTGTCGGACCTGGGCTTGATCTCGTACCGCAGCTACTGGAAGGACGTTTTGCTGCAGTACCTCTGCAACTTCGGGGGCAAGGAACTCTCGGTTAAAG ACATCAGCAAGGAGATGGCCATCGACTCGTACGACATAGTCAGCACCCTGCAGGCCCTCGGTATGATGAAGTACTGGAAGGGCAAGCATATCATCCTGAAGAAACAG GACGTGATCGACGACTACAAGGAGAGGGTGAAGAGACGAGGGCCCGTCTACAAAGAGATCGATCCGGAGTGTCTGAAATGGAACCCCTTCCAGCCTCCCAAGACGCCCTCCACCTCGAACTAA
- the Chm gene encoding lysine acetyltransferase chameau isoform X1: MTPKRKTTSSESTSTTSSGSSSSSSSSSGSESSSSDSENSSSSANSQKVSDTERTKKKIPFPVSRHGKSKVDTASNLSAENKSKERVPPKSRPAVYSSESEESPNKPKPAKRKPPAKPKATATVAPVVKQQRPLAKATTASGQQKNATGSKQVANKPNKPPVVSISANGKGPDKSMKVTSEPVQKKLKKKSIFSPENSSESDGGIPVKTSTAKPTNNSAKYTKSQQPKAKPTDVKQKTVTPSRSSLLTKSAQPQKSDSSASSKSCSAGSGSSGSSDSSTDSESSESVASPQPQTKKKDTQPSATICATVNPPPKRPSATVAPVKPQKCTKRQSTIKSEDEADASASEKEMDDHGETGGSKAASKGKRKLQTRKGSKLLQLQTKAASDSESDADDMLQKSSLHSLANHPALTVWFSGTETVACKRILQIPLIRCDLSRVAESKRSTSKSPVKRAGPSTAARHASGTNRVPQNSGTSNATGARSAQGNYARARVTKERECPLAPTCDSRGHLSGKLDSHFTLEACPLYHNTTPQACVEFYKERKKREEDRRKAVACLAKKSPKGMHQTTEQRNYQLKVREMRSKWKGNAADGNESDSGSELQGNEKDRQPRLANLTPDYDLKLFMEAQAIASEKIEKELKELDFDGEGRNGGGTRVIEMGKWEMEVWYQSPYPEEFSRAPKLYLCEYCLRYAKSRQVLRRHREKCLWRHPPGHEVYRKDKIGVWEVDGKRYKQYCQNLCLLAKFFLDHKTLYYDVEPFLFYVMTIGDSEGCHTVGYFSKEKNSFLNYNVSCILTLPPYQRQGYGRLLIDFSYLLTRVEKKIGSPEKPLSDLGLISYRSYWKDVLLQYLCNFGGKELSVKDISKEMAIDSYDIVSTLQALGMMKYWKGKHIILKKQDVIDDYKERVKRRGPVYKEIDPECLKWNPFQPPKTPSTSN; the protein is encoded by the exons ATGACTCCAAAACGGAAG ACCACTAGCTCAGAATCCACTTCGACGACTAGCTCTGGTTCGTCGTCGAGCAGTTCCTCCAGTTCTGGCAGCGAATCCAGCTCTTCTGATTCAGAGAACTCTAGCAGCTCTGCCAATAGTCAGAAGGTATCTGACACCGAAagaacaaagaagaaaatacCATTCCCTGTGAGTCGCCATGGCAAATCTAAAGTCGATACAGCTTCCAATCTCTCTGCGGAGAATAAAAGCAAAGAAAGAGTACCACCTAAGAGTAGACCTGCGGTATATTCCTCGGAATCTGAGGAATCGCCGAATAAACCGAAACCAGCGAAGAGAAAGCCTCCAGCTAAGCCGAAAGCTACTGCTACAGTAGCACCCGTAGTTAAACAACAAAGGCCACTCGCTAAAGCAACGACCGCTTCCGGACAGCAAAAGAATGCCACAGGTTCGAAACAAGTTGCTAACAAGCCGAACAAACCACCAG TAGTCTCCATAAGTGCTAATGGGAAAGGTCCTGACAAATCTATGAAAGTAACATCCGAACCAGtgcaaaagaaattgaaaaagaaaagtatATTTAGTCCAGAGAATAGTAGCGAAAGCGACGGCGGTATTCCAGTAAAGACTAGTACAGCAAAGCCAACAAACAATTCTGCCAAATATACAAAGAGTCAGCAGCCCAAAGCGAAACCGACCGACGTGAAACAGAAAACTGTTACCCCGAGCAGATCTA GTTTGTTAACAAAATCAGCCCAGCCACAAAAGTCAGATAGCTCGGCGAGTTCGAAGAGCTGTTCCGCAGGATCGGGTTCCTCTGGCTCTTCTGACAGTAGCACCGATTCTGAATCATCGGAAAGCGTTGCGAGTCCACAGCCCCAGACAAAGAAGAAAGATACACAACCGAGTGCAACGATATGTGCTACCGTAAATCCTCCGCCGAAGCGACCATCCGCCACGGTTGCACCCGTGAAACCGCAGAAATGTACAAAACGGCAAA GCACAATAAAGAGCGAGGACGAAGCCGATGCCTCTGCAAGCGAGAAGGAAATGGATGACCATGGAGAAACGGGCGGTTCGAAAGCAGCAAGCAAAGGCAAGCGGAAACTGCAGACACGGAAGGGAAGCAAATTACTTCAGCTCCAAACGAAAGCGGCCAGTGACTCGGAATCTGACGCAG ATGATATGTTACAAAAGTCGTCGCTGCACAGTTTGGCAAACCATCCAGCTCTCACTG TATGGTTCTCAGGTACGGAAACGGTAGCGTGTAAGCGTATCCTGCAAATTCCGCTGATCCGGTGTGATTTATCGAGAGTAGCCGAGAGCAAGAGGAGCACCAGCAAATCCCCAGTTAAACGCGCCGGGCCTAGTACCGCGGCCAGGCATGCTTCCGGTACCAACAGGGTACCGCAGAACAGTGGCACCTCCAACGCCACTGGAGCTCGCTCTGCTCAAGGGAATTACGCCCGTGCACGCGTGACCAAGGAGAGAGAATGCCCTTTAGCGCCGACTTGCGACTCTCGGGGACACCTTTCGGGAAAGCTAGACTCGCACTTTACCCTGGAGGCTTGCCCCTTGTATCATAACACCACGCCGCAAGCTTGCGT GGAGTTTTACAAGGAAAGGAAGAAACGCGAGGAGGACCGAAGGAAGGCTGTAGCATGCCTGGCGAAAAAGTCTCCCAAGGGGATGCACCAGACTACGGAGCAACGTAACTATCAGCTGAAAGTCAGAGAAATGAGGAGCAAATGGAAAGGGAACGCCGCCGATGGGAACGAAAGCGATAGCGGCAGCGAGCTTCAAGGGAACGAGAAGGACCGACAGCCGCGGCTGGCGAATCTGACGCCTGATTACGATTTGAAATTGTTCATGGAAGCGCAAGCTATCGCCAGTGAAAAGATC GAAAAGGAGCTGAAGGAGCTGGACTTCGATGGAGAGGGCAGGAACGGTGGAGGCACGCGTGTCATTGAAAtggggaaatgggaaatggagGTGTGGTACCAAAGCCCGTACCCCGAAGAGTTCAGTCGTGCTCCGAAGCTATATCTGTGCGAGTATTGCTTGCGATACGCGAAGAGTCGGCAGGTTCTGAGAAGGCATCGGGAGAAGTGTTTATGGAGGCATCCACCTGGCCACGAAGTGTACAG GAAGGACAAGATCGGCGTGTGGGAGGTGGATGGAAAGCGGTACAAACAGTACTGTCAGAATCTCTGTTTGCTAGCAAAGTTCTTCTTGGACCACAAGACGCTTTACTATGACGTGGAACCGTTCCTCTTCTATGTGATGACGATCGGTGATTCCGAGGGGTGCCACACGGTTGGCTACTTCAGCAAG GAAAAGAACTCCTTCCTCAATTACAACGTCTCTTGCATTCTGACGTTGCCGCCTTATCAGCGACAGGGATACGGCCGACTGCTCATCGATTTCA GCTACCTGCTGACGAGGGTGGAGAAGAAGATCGGCTCGCCGGAGAAGCCGCTGTCGGACCTGGGCTTGATCTCGTACCGCAGCTACTGGAAGGACGTTTTGCTGCAGTACCTCTGCAACTTCGGGGGCAAGGAACTCTCGGTTAAAG ACATCAGCAAGGAGATGGCCATCGACTCGTACGACATAGTCAGCACCCTGCAGGCCCTCGGTATGATGAAGTACTGGAAGGGCAAGCATATCATCCTGAAGAAACAG GACGTGATCGACGACTACAAGGAGAGGGTGAAGAGACGAGGGCCCGTCTACAAAGAGATCGATCCGGAGTGTCTGAAATGGAACCCCTTCCAGCCTCCCAAGACGCCCTCCACCTCGAACTAA
- the Chm gene encoding lysine acetyltransferase chameau isoform X13 encodes MTPKRKTTSSESTSTTSSGSSSSSSSSSGSESSSSDSENSSSSANSQKVSDTERTKKKIPFPVSRHGKSKVDTASNLSAENKSKERVPPKSRPAVYSSESEESPNKPKPAKRKPPAKPKATATVAPVVKQQRPLAKATTASGQQKNATGSKQVANKPNKPPVSISANGKGPDKSMKVTSEPVQKKLKKKSIFSPENSSESDGGIPVKTSTAKPTNNSAKYTKSQQPKAKPTDVKQKTVTPSRSSLLTKSAQPQKSDSSASSKSCSAGSGSSGSSDSSTDSESSESVASPQPQTKKKDTQPSATICATVNPPPKRPSATVAPVKPQKCTKRQSTIKSEDEADASASEKEMDDHGETGGSKAASKGKRKLQTRKGSKLLQLQTKAASDSESDAAESKRSTSKSPVKRAGPSTAARHASGTNRVPQNSGTSNATGARSAQGNYARARVTKERECPLAPTCDSRGHLSGKLDSHFTLEACPLYHNTTPQACVEFYKERKKREEDRRKAVACLAKKSPKGMHQTTEQRNYQLKVREMRSKWKGNAADGNESDSGSELQGNEKDRQPRLANLTPDYDLKLFMEAQAIASEKIEKELKELDFDGEGRNGGGTRVIEMGKWEMEVWYQSPYPEEFSRAPKLYLCEYCLRYAKSRQVLRRHREKCLWRHPPGHEVYRKDKIGVWEVDGKRYKQYCQNLCLLAKFFLDHKTLYYDVEPFLFYVMTIGDSEGCHTVGYFSKEKNSFLNYNVSCILTLPPYQRQGYGRLLIDFSYLLTRVEKKIGSPEKPLSDLGLISYRSYWKDVLLQYLCNFGGKELSVKDISKEMAIDSYDIVSTLQALGMMKYWKGKHIILKKQDVIDDYKERVKRRGPVYKEIDPECLKWNPFQPPKTPSTSN; translated from the exons ATGACTCCAAAACGGAAG ACCACTAGCTCAGAATCCACTTCGACGACTAGCTCTGGTTCGTCGTCGAGCAGTTCCTCCAGTTCTGGCAGCGAATCCAGCTCTTCTGATTCAGAGAACTCTAGCAGCTCTGCCAATAGTCAGAAGGTATCTGACACCGAAagaacaaagaagaaaatacCATTCCCTGTGAGTCGCCATGGCAAATCTAAAGTCGATACAGCTTCCAATCTCTCTGCGGAGAATAAAAGCAAAGAAAGAGTACCACCTAAGAGTAGACCTGCGGTATATTCCTCGGAATCTGAGGAATCGCCGAATAAACCGAAACCAGCGAAGAGAAAGCCTCCAGCTAAGCCGAAAGCTACTGCTACAGTAGCACCCGTAGTTAAACAACAAAGGCCACTCGCTAAAGCAACGACCGCTTCCGGACAGCAAAAGAATGCCACAGGTTCGAAACAAGTTGCTAACAAGCCGAACAAACCACCAG TCTCCATAAGTGCTAATGGGAAAGGTCCTGACAAATCTATGAAAGTAACATCCGAACCAGtgcaaaagaaattgaaaaagaaaagtatATTTAGTCCAGAGAATAGTAGCGAAAGCGACGGCGGTATTCCAGTAAAGACTAGTACAGCAAAGCCAACAAACAATTCTGCCAAATATACAAAGAGTCAGCAGCCCAAAGCGAAACCGACCGACGTGAAACAGAAAACTGTTACCCCGAGCAGATCTA GTTTGTTAACAAAATCAGCCCAGCCACAAAAGTCAGATAGCTCGGCGAGTTCGAAGAGCTGTTCCGCAGGATCGGGTTCCTCTGGCTCTTCTGACAGTAGCACCGATTCTGAATCATCGGAAAGCGTTGCGAGTCCACAGCCCCAGACAAAGAAGAAAGATACACAACCGAGTGCAACGATATGTGCTACCGTAAATCCTCCGCCGAAGCGACCATCCGCCACGGTTGCACCCGTGAAACCGCAGAAATGTACAAAACGGCAAA GCACAATAAAGAGCGAGGACGAAGCCGATGCCTCTGCAAGCGAGAAGGAAATGGATGACCATGGAGAAACGGGCGGTTCGAAAGCAGCAAGCAAAGGCAAGCGGAAACTGCAGACACGGAAGGGAAGCAAATTACTTCAGCTCCAAACGAAAGCGGCCAGTGACTCGGAATCTGACGCAG CCGAGAGCAAGAGGAGCACCAGCAAATCCCCAGTTAAACGCGCCGGGCCTAGTACCGCGGCCAGGCATGCTTCCGGTACCAACAGGGTACCGCAGAACAGTGGCACCTCCAACGCCACTGGAGCTCGCTCTGCTCAAGGGAATTACGCCCGTGCACGCGTGACCAAGGAGAGAGAATGCCCTTTAGCGCCGACTTGCGACTCTCGGGGACACCTTTCGGGAAAGCTAGACTCGCACTTTACCCTGGAGGCTTGCCCCTTGTATCATAACACCACGCCGCAAGCTTGCGT GGAGTTTTACAAGGAAAGGAAGAAACGCGAGGAGGACCGAAGGAAGGCTGTAGCATGCCTGGCGAAAAAGTCTCCCAAGGGGATGCACCAGACTACGGAGCAACGTAACTATCAGCTGAAAGTCAGAGAAATGAGGAGCAAATGGAAAGGGAACGCCGCCGATGGGAACGAAAGCGATAGCGGCAGCGAGCTTCAAGGGAACGAGAAGGACCGACAGCCGCGGCTGGCGAATCTGACGCCTGATTACGATTTGAAATTGTTCATGGAAGCGCAAGCTATCGCCAGTGAAAAGATC GAAAAGGAGCTGAAGGAGCTGGACTTCGATGGAGAGGGCAGGAACGGTGGAGGCACGCGTGTCATTGAAAtggggaaatgggaaatggagGTGTGGTACCAAAGCCCGTACCCCGAAGAGTTCAGTCGTGCTCCGAAGCTATATCTGTGCGAGTATTGCTTGCGATACGCGAAGAGTCGGCAGGTTCTGAGAAGGCATCGGGAGAAGTGTTTATGGAGGCATCCACCTGGCCACGAAGTGTACAG GAAGGACAAGATCGGCGTGTGGGAGGTGGATGGAAAGCGGTACAAACAGTACTGTCAGAATCTCTGTTTGCTAGCAAAGTTCTTCTTGGACCACAAGACGCTTTACTATGACGTGGAACCGTTCCTCTTCTATGTGATGACGATCGGTGATTCCGAGGGGTGCCACACGGTTGGCTACTTCAGCAAG GAAAAGAACTCCTTCCTCAATTACAACGTCTCTTGCATTCTGACGTTGCCGCCTTATCAGCGACAGGGATACGGCCGACTGCTCATCGATTTCA GCTACCTGCTGACGAGGGTGGAGAAGAAGATCGGCTCGCCGGAGAAGCCGCTGTCGGACCTGGGCTTGATCTCGTACCGCAGCTACTGGAAGGACGTTTTGCTGCAGTACCTCTGCAACTTCGGGGGCAAGGAACTCTCGGTTAAAG ACATCAGCAAGGAGATGGCCATCGACTCGTACGACATAGTCAGCACCCTGCAGGCCCTCGGTATGATGAAGTACTGGAAGGGCAAGCATATCATCCTGAAGAAACAG GACGTGATCGACGACTACAAGGAGAGGGTGAAGAGACGAGGGCCCGTCTACAAAGAGATCGATCCGGAGTGTCTGAAATGGAACCCCTTCCAGCCTCCCAAGACGCCCTCCACCTCGAACTAA
- the Chm gene encoding lysine acetyltransferase chameau isoform X9, producing the protein MTPKRKTTSSESTSTTSSGSSSSSSSSSGSESSSSDSENSSSSANSQKVSDTERTKKKIPFPVSRHGKSKVDTASNLSAENKSKERVPPKSRPAVYSSESEESPNKPKPAKRKPPAKPKATATVAPVVKQQRPLAKATTASGQQKNATGSKQVANKPNKPPVSISANGKGPDKSMKVTSEPVQKKLKKKSIFSPENSSESDGGIPVKTSTAKPTNNSAKYTKSQQPKAKPTDVKQKTVTPSRSSLLTKSAQPQKSDSSASSKSCSAGSGSSGSSDSSTDSESSESVASPQPQTKKKDTQPSATICATVNPPPKRPSATVAPVKPQKCTKRQSTIKSEDEADASASEKEMDDHGETGGSKAASKGKRKLQTRKGSKLLQLQTKAASDSESDAGTETVACKRILQIPLIRCDLSRVAESKRSTSKSPVKRAGPSTAARHASGTNRVPQNSGTSNATGARSAQGNYARARVTKERECPLAPTCDSRGHLSGKLDSHFTLEACPLYHNTTPQACVEFYKERKKREEDRRKAVACLAKKSPKGMHQTTEQRNYQLKVREMRSKWKGNAADGNESDSGSELQGNEKDRQPRLANLTPDYDLKLFMEAQAIASEKIEKELKELDFDGEGRNGGGTRVIEMGKWEMEVWYQSPYPEEFSRAPKLYLCEYCLRYAKSRQVLRRHREKCLWRHPPGHEVYRKDKIGVWEVDGKRYKQYCQNLCLLAKFFLDHKTLYYDVEPFLFYVMTIGDSEGCHTVGYFSKEKNSFLNYNVSCILTLPPYQRQGYGRLLIDFSYLLTRVEKKIGSPEKPLSDLGLISYRSYWKDVLLQYLCNFGGKELSVKDISKEMAIDSYDIVSTLQALGMMKYWKGKHIILKKQDVIDDYKERVKRRGPVYKEIDPECLKWNPFQPPKTPSTSN; encoded by the exons ATGACTCCAAAACGGAAG ACCACTAGCTCAGAATCCACTTCGACGACTAGCTCTGGTTCGTCGTCGAGCAGTTCCTCCAGTTCTGGCAGCGAATCCAGCTCTTCTGATTCAGAGAACTCTAGCAGCTCTGCCAATAGTCAGAAGGTATCTGACACCGAAagaacaaagaagaaaatacCATTCCCTGTGAGTCGCCATGGCAAATCTAAAGTCGATACAGCTTCCAATCTCTCTGCGGAGAATAAAAGCAAAGAAAGAGTACCACCTAAGAGTAGACCTGCGGTATATTCCTCGGAATCTGAGGAATCGCCGAATAAACCGAAACCAGCGAAGAGAAAGCCTCCAGCTAAGCCGAAAGCTACTGCTACAGTAGCACCCGTAGTTAAACAACAAAGGCCACTCGCTAAAGCAACGACCGCTTCCGGACAGCAAAAGAATGCCACAGGTTCGAAACAAGTTGCTAACAAGCCGAACAAACCACCAG TCTCCATAAGTGCTAATGGGAAAGGTCCTGACAAATCTATGAAAGTAACATCCGAACCAGtgcaaaagaaattgaaaaagaaaagtatATTTAGTCCAGAGAATAGTAGCGAAAGCGACGGCGGTATTCCAGTAAAGACTAGTACAGCAAAGCCAACAAACAATTCTGCCAAATATACAAAGAGTCAGCAGCCCAAAGCGAAACCGACCGACGTGAAACAGAAAACTGTTACCCCGAGCAGATCTA GTTTGTTAACAAAATCAGCCCAGCCACAAAAGTCAGATAGCTCGGCGAGTTCGAAGAGCTGTTCCGCAGGATCGGGTTCCTCTGGCTCTTCTGACAGTAGCACCGATTCTGAATCATCGGAAAGCGTTGCGAGTCCACAGCCCCAGACAAAGAAGAAAGATACACAACCGAGTGCAACGATATGTGCTACCGTAAATCCTCCGCCGAAGCGACCATCCGCCACGGTTGCACCCGTGAAACCGCAGAAATGTACAAAACGGCAAA GCACAATAAAGAGCGAGGACGAAGCCGATGCCTCTGCAAGCGAGAAGGAAATGGATGACCATGGAGAAACGGGCGGTTCGAAAGCAGCAAGCAAAGGCAAGCGGAAACTGCAGACACGGAAGGGAAGCAAATTACTTCAGCTCCAAACGAAAGCGGCCAGTGACTCGGAATCTGACGCAG GTACGGAAACGGTAGCGTGTAAGCGTATCCTGCAAATTCCGCTGATCCGGTGTGATTTATCGAGAGTAGCCGAGAGCAAGAGGAGCACCAGCAAATCCCCAGTTAAACGCGCCGGGCCTAGTACCGCGGCCAGGCATGCTTCCGGTACCAACAGGGTACCGCAGAACAGTGGCACCTCCAACGCCACTGGAGCTCGCTCTGCTCAAGGGAATTACGCCCGTGCACGCGTGACCAAGGAGAGAGAATGCCCTTTAGCGCCGACTTGCGACTCTCGGGGACACCTTTCGGGAAAGCTAGACTCGCACTTTACCCTGGAGGCTTGCCCCTTGTATCATAACACCACGCCGCAAGCTTGCGT GGAGTTTTACAAGGAAAGGAAGAAACGCGAGGAGGACCGAAGGAAGGCTGTAGCATGCCTGGCGAAAAAGTCTCCCAAGGGGATGCACCAGACTACGGAGCAACGTAACTATCAGCTGAAAGTCAGAGAAATGAGGAGCAAATGGAAAGGGAACGCCGCCGATGGGAACGAAAGCGATAGCGGCAGCGAGCTTCAAGGGAACGAGAAGGACCGACAGCCGCGGCTGGCGAATCTGACGCCTGATTACGATTTGAAATTGTTCATGGAAGCGCAAGCTATCGCCAGTGAAAAGATC GAAAAGGAGCTGAAGGAGCTGGACTTCGATGGAGAGGGCAGGAACGGTGGAGGCACGCGTGTCATTGAAAtggggaaatgggaaatggagGTGTGGTACCAAAGCCCGTACCCCGAAGAGTTCAGTCGTGCTCCGAAGCTATATCTGTGCGAGTATTGCTTGCGATACGCGAAGAGTCGGCAGGTTCTGAGAAGGCATCGGGAGAAGTGTTTATGGAGGCATCCACCTGGCCACGAAGTGTACAG GAAGGACAAGATCGGCGTGTGGGAGGTGGATGGAAAGCGGTACAAACAGTACTGTCAGAATCTCTGTTTGCTAGCAAAGTTCTTCTTGGACCACAAGACGCTTTACTATGACGTGGAACCGTTCCTCTTCTATGTGATGACGATCGGTGATTCCGAGGGGTGCCACACGGTTGGCTACTTCAGCAAG GAAAAGAACTCCTTCCTCAATTACAACGTCTCTTGCATTCTGACGTTGCCGCCTTATCAGCGACAGGGATACGGCCGACTGCTCATCGATTTCA GCTACCTGCTGACGAGGGTGGAGAAGAAGATCGGCTCGCCGGAGAAGCCGCTGTCGGACCTGGGCTTGATCTCGTACCGCAGCTACTGGAAGGACGTTTTGCTGCAGTACCTCTGCAACTTCGGGGGCAAGGAACTCTCGGTTAAAG ACATCAGCAAGGAGATGGCCATCGACTCGTACGACATAGTCAGCACCCTGCAGGCCCTCGGTATGATGAAGTACTGGAAGGGCAAGCATATCATCCTGAAGAAACAG GACGTGATCGACGACTACAAGGAGAGGGTGAAGAGACGAGGGCCCGTCTACAAAGAGATCGATCCGGAGTGTCTGAAATGGAACCCCTTCCAGCCTCCCAAGACGCCCTCCACCTCGAACTAA